The Planctomycetota bacterium genomic sequence GGCCCTCGAGGATGCCGGCATGGGCCGGGCGGGCCCGCCCCTTCCGCTCGTGGTCGGAACCACCCTCGAGGGCTTCGCCCAGGGGGAGCTCTGGCACGCCGAGCGGCGGCTCGATCCGACGCGGGCGCGGCCCGGTCGCCTGCGGGAAGTCCTCTCGGGCGGGCAACTGGCGGCGGTCGTGGACCTCCTGGGGCGGCCGCTGGAGGCGCAGGTCGTCTCGAACGCCTGCGCCACGGGCGTGAGCGCGATCGGCCGGCTCTTCCGGAGGATCCGCTCGGGCGCCGCCGAGGCGGGGCTGGCCGGCGGCTACGACGTCCTGGGACGTTTCATCCACCTGGGGTTCGACTCCCTGGGGGCGCTGACGGCCGACCGGTGCGCCCCCTTCGACCGGACCCGCTCGGGATTTTTCATCGGCGACGGCGCGGCGATCCTCGTCCTGGAATCCCTCGACTCCGCGCGGCGCCGCCGCGCGCGCGTGCGCGGCGAGATTCTCGGCTGCGGGGAATCGGCCGAAGCGCACCATCCCGCGCACCCCCGGCCCGACGGCGCCGGCATCGCCCGCGCCATCGCGCGCGCCCTGGAGTCGGCCGGGATCCGGCCCGAGGACGTCGATTACATCAACGCGCACGGAACGGGCACGCCGGCCAACGACGTCGCCGAGGCGCGGGGAATTCTCCGGGCGTTCGGGGAAGAGGCGGGACGACGCGTTCCCGTCAGCTCCACGAAGGCTCTGGTGGGGCACACGCTCGGAGCCGCGGGGGCGGTCGAGCAGTGCTTCTCGC encodes the following:
- a CDS encoding beta-ketoacyl-[acyl-carrier-protein] synthase family protein, which encodes MTPPRRVVVTGLAYVTALGFNHEDHEPALRGGRSSARPISRFDTSGFRTRLGAQVDEARLEERLRDAGLPARRRRLALETRMLAWAVAAALEDAGMGRAGPPLPLVVGTTLEGFAQGELWHAERRLDPTRARPGRLREVLSGGQLAAVVDLLGRPLEAQVVSNACATGVSAIGRLFRRIRSGAAEAGLAGGYDVLGRFIHLGFDSLGALTADRCAPFDRTRSGFFIGDGAAILVLESLDSARRRRARVRGEILGCGESAEAHHPAHPRPDGAGIARAIARALESAGIRPEDVDYINAHGTGTPANDVAEARGILRAFGEEAGRRVPVSSTKALVGHTLGAAGAVEQCFSLLALERGFLPPQAHLREPDPGCPLNLVRDPAAGRPRIALNHAFGFGGANGVLVARRWEEEA